Proteins from one Mesorhizobium sp. M9A.F.Ca.ET.002.03.1.2 genomic window:
- a CDS encoding heme ABC transporter ATP-binding protein codes for MIEARDVSVAIGGKRIVANVDFDVRPGEIAAIVGPNGSGKTTFLRALSGDLAYSGEVTINGRDLSAMKPVEAATMRAVLPQATTLSFPFTVREIVRLGLLGGRSGALPGEDERLPERALARVDLDGFAGRFYQELSGGEQQRVQLARVLCQVWAPVLDGKPRYLFLDEPVSSLDIKHQLIIMTIARDFARRGGGVVAILHDLNLTAMYADRIFVMHRGRLAATGSPQDVLSDDLIEKVFDCRLRVGVLPAGDMPFVLPQSAA; via the coding sequence ATGATCGAAGCGCGGGATGTGTCGGTGGCGATCGGCGGCAAGCGTATCGTCGCCAATGTCGATTTCGACGTGCGGCCCGGCGAAATCGCAGCCATCGTCGGCCCCAACGGTTCGGGCAAGACGACTTTCTTGAGGGCGCTGTCCGGCGACCTTGCCTATTCGGGAGAGGTCACCATCAACGGCCGCGACCTGTCGGCGATGAAGCCGGTCGAGGCCGCCACGATGCGCGCCGTACTGCCGCAGGCGACGACACTGTCCTTTCCCTTCACGGTGCGCGAGATTGTCAGGCTCGGCCTGCTCGGCGGGCGCTCGGGCGCGCTGCCCGGCGAGGACGAGCGCCTGCCCGAACGGGCGCTGGCGCGGGTCGATCTCGACGGCTTTGCCGGCCGTTTCTACCAGGAGCTTTCGGGCGGCGAGCAGCAGCGCGTGCAGTTGGCCCGCGTGCTCTGCCAGGTCTGGGCGCCGGTTCTCGACGGCAAACCGCGCTATCTGTTTCTCGACGAGCCGGTTTCCAGCCTCGACATCAAGCACCAATTGATCATCATGACCATCGCCCGCGATTTCGCCAGACGGGGCGGCGGCGTGGTCGCCATCCTGCACGACCTCAATCTGACGGCCATGTATGCCGACCGGATTTTCGTCATGCATCGCGGCCGGCTTGCCGCCACCGGCTCACCGCAGGACGTGCTGAGCGACGATCTGATCGAAAAGGTGTTCGATTGCCGGCTGAGGGTCGGCGTGCTGCCGGCCGGAGACATGCCGTTCGTCCTGCCGCAGTCCGCGGCGTAA
- a CDS encoding iron ABC transporter permease translates to MADQSIAGAGIMATASDGDRSARARVVILLLCLGLAVAVLLSLTSGASDASAIRVVGDWLLGAAPGDEALSARDRLIVYDIRLPRVILGVLIGAALAVSGAVMQGLFRNPLADPGLIGVSAGSSLGAVAVIVLGATVLAPFTAALGTLALPLAAFCGGLATTLVLYQVATRQGRTSVATMLLAGIALAALAIALTGILIFMADDRQLRDLTFWQLGSLAGATWQKIGSVGPIIVLALAAMPFLARCLNALALGEATAGHLGIPVQRLKYTAIVGVSAAVGASVAVSGGIGFVGIVVPHLLRLAIGPDNRYLLPASALLGACLLLLADAVARTIVAPAELPIGIVTAIAGAPFFLWILLRKRGVIDL, encoded by the coding sequence ATGGCCGATCAATCGATCGCTGGTGCGGGCATCATGGCGACAGCATCCGACGGCGACCGTTCGGCGCGGGCGCGCGTCGTCATCCTGCTTTTGTGCCTGGGGCTTGCCGTTGCCGTCCTGTTGTCGCTGACATCAGGCGCATCCGATGCCTCGGCCATCAGGGTCGTTGGCGACTGGCTGTTGGGCGCAGCACCCGGCGATGAGGCGCTGAGCGCGCGCGACCGCCTGATCGTCTACGACATCCGCCTGCCGCGCGTCATCCTCGGCGTGCTGATCGGTGCTGCACTTGCCGTCTCCGGCGCGGTCATGCAAGGGCTGTTCCGCAACCCGTTGGCGGACCCCGGCCTCATCGGCGTTTCGGCCGGATCGAGCCTCGGCGCGGTGGCCGTCATCGTGCTTGGCGCCACGGTGCTGGCGCCGTTCACCGCGGCGCTGGGCACGCTGGCCTTGCCGCTGGCCGCGTTCTGCGGCGGGTTGGCCACGACATTGGTGCTCTACCAGGTCGCCACCAGGCAAGGCCGAACCTCAGTCGCCACCATGCTGCTTGCCGGCATCGCGCTGGCGGCCTTGGCAATAGCGCTGACCGGTATCCTGATCTTCATGGCTGATGACCGTCAGTTGCGCGACCTGACTTTCTGGCAGCTCGGCTCTCTTGCCGGCGCGACCTGGCAGAAGATCGGTTCCGTCGGGCCGATCATCGTGCTGGCGCTGGCGGCGATGCCGTTCCTGGCGCGCTGCCTCAACGCGCTGGCGCTGGGCGAAGCCACCGCCGGCCATCTCGGCATCCCGGTGCAGCGGCTGAAATATACGGCGATCGTCGGCGTTTCGGCGGCGGTCGGGGCGTCCGTCGCCGTCAGCGGCGGCATCGGCTTTGTCGGCATCGTCGTGCCGCACCTACTACGCCTGGCTATCGGCCCGGACAACCGTTATTTGCTGCCGGCCTCGGCCCTGCTTGGCGCTTGCCTGCTGCTTCTGGCCGATGCCGTCGCCCGCACCATCGTGGCGCCGGCCGAGCTGCCGATCGGCATCGTCACCGCGATCGCCGGCGCTCCGTTCTTCCTCTGGATCCTGCTGCGCAAGCGTGGGGTCATTGACCTGTGA
- a CDS encoding hemin ABC transporter substrate-binding protein, with the protein MAALRKRARVFTMALGPAIGLSLAFAALLPARAAEGTQVFADPSKIAAIGGSITEIVFALGEQDRLVARDSTSRYPEAALKLPDVGYMRQLSPEGVLSVNPSGILALHGSGPKEAVDVLKKTSIPFIEVPERYDHEGILEKIHIVGKALGADAKADALAAEIDAKLKAAEEQTASIEDRKRVLFVLSMQGGKILASGSDTAADGIIKLSGGVNAIDGFSGYKQLSDEAVITARPDVILMMNNAGPAASDDELFANPSILSTPAGAARKVVRMDGGYLLGFGPRTADVIHDLAASLYGGQAAD; encoded by the coding sequence ATGGCTGCTTTGCGTAAACGGGCGCGTGTTTTCACAATGGCGCTTGGGCCGGCGATCGGCCTTTCCCTGGCTTTTGCCGCATTGCTGCCGGCCCGTGCCGCCGAGGGCACGCAGGTTTTTGCGGACCCGTCGAAGATCGCGGCCATCGGCGGTTCGATCACCGAGATCGTTTTCGCCCTCGGCGAGCAGGATCGGCTGGTCGCCCGCGATTCGACCAGCCGATATCCCGAGGCGGCGCTCAAGCTGCCTGATGTCGGCTACATGCGCCAACTGTCGCCGGAAGGCGTCCTGTCGGTCAATCCCTCGGGCATCCTGGCACTGCACGGCAGCGGGCCGAAGGAAGCCGTCGACGTGCTGAAGAAGACCAGCATCCCGTTCATCGAGGTGCCCGAGCGCTACGATCATGAAGGCATCCTCGAAAAGATCCACATCGTCGGCAAGGCGCTTGGCGCGGACGCCAAGGCCGATGCGCTGGCAGCCGAGATCGACGCCAAGCTGAAGGCCGCCGAAGAACAGACCGCTTCGATCGAGGACCGCAAGCGCGTCCTGTTCGTGCTGTCGATGCAGGGCGGCAAGATCCTCGCTTCCGGCAGCGATACCGCCGCCGACGGCATCATCAAGCTCTCGGGCGGCGTCAACGCGATCGATGGCTTCTCCGGCTACAAGCAATTGTCCGACGAGGCTGTCATCACCGCCAGGCCTGACGTGATCCTGATGATGAACAATGCCGGTCCCGCCGCATCGGATGACGAATTGTTCGCGAACCCGTCCATCCTGTCGACACCGGCGGGTGCCGCGCGCAAGGTCGTCCGCATGGATGGCGGCTATCTGCTCGGCTTCGGGCCGCGCACCGCCGACGTCATCCACGATCTTGCCGCCTCGCTTTATGGCGGGCAGGCCGCGGACTGA
- a CDS encoding hemin-degrading factor has product MDQRVKPAPHEIRRARADNPKARERDLAAQLGISEAELVAAHCGDGVVRVEPRVNDLLTGLEAVGEVMALTRNESAVHEKIGVYDKVVTGKHNAMVLGENIDLRIFPKVWAHGFAVEKRDGGDIRRSLQFFDAAGEAVHKVHLRPASNLYAYQKLVAEVESPNQEPTVAIAEAERGFDYKAEASDASADVDDLRDRWSRLTDVHQFFGMLKTLKLDRRQAMRMVGQDYAWLLDNDAVGAMFHHAAEGEMPIMCFVGNRGCIQIHSGPIKSIKPMGPWINVLDETFHLHLRTDHIHEVWAVRKPTKDGHVTSLEAYGADGKMFIQFFGKRHEGESEREDWRFLAENLPRIPSPTAA; this is encoded by the coding sequence ATGGACCAGCGCGTAAAACCCGCTCCGCACGAGATCCGGCGGGCGCGGGCAGACAATCCGAAGGCGCGCGAGCGCGATCTCGCCGCCCAGCTTGGCATTTCGGAGGCCGAGCTGGTCGCCGCGCATTGCGGCGACGGCGTCGTCCGCGTCGAGCCGCGCGTCAACGATCTTTTGACCGGCCTCGAGGCGGTCGGCGAGGTCATGGCGCTGACCCGCAACGAAAGCGCCGTGCACGAGAAGATCGGCGTCTACGACAAGGTCGTCACCGGCAAGCACAATGCCATGGTGCTTGGCGAGAACATCGACCTGCGCATCTTCCCGAAAGTCTGGGCGCACGGCTTTGCCGTCGAAAAGCGCGACGGCGGCGATATCAGGCGCAGCCTGCAGTTCTTCGATGCGGCAGGCGAGGCGGTGCACAAGGTGCATCTGCGGCCCGCGTCCAACCTCTATGCCTATCAGAAGCTGGTGGCCGAGGTCGAATCGCCGAACCAGGAGCCAACGGTCGCGATTGCAGAAGCGGAGCGCGGGTTTGACTACAAGGCCGAGGCTTCCGACGCTTCCGCTGATGTCGACGATCTGCGCGACCGCTGGAGCCGGCTGACCGACGTGCATCAGTTCTTCGGCATGCTGAAAACGCTGAAGCTCGACCGCCGCCAGGCGATGCGCATGGTCGGCCAGGATTACGCCTGGCTGCTCGACAACGACGCCGTCGGCGCCATGTTCCATCATGCCGCCGAGGGCGAGATGCCGATCATGTGCTTTGTCGGCAATCGCGGCTGCATCCAGATCCATTCCGGCCCGATCAAGTCGATCAAGCCGATGGGGCCATGGATCAACGTGCTGGATGAAACCTTCCACCTGCATTTGCGAACCGACCATATCCATGAAGTCTGGGCCGTGCGCAAACCGACCAAGGACGGCCATGTCACGTCGCTCGAGGCCTATGGCGCCGACGGCAAGATGTTCATCCAGTTCTTCGGCAAGCGCCATGAAGGTGAAAGCGAGCGCGAGGATTGGCGGTTCCTGGCAGAGAACCTGCCGCGCATTCCAAGCCCGACCGCGGCCTGA
- the hemP gene encoding hemin uptake protein HemP translates to MNTHNPSDFRYRVRRSDDNSARFDRVPLTVRTLSSNTLFQGEHEIGIEHHGALYRLKITRQGKLILNK, encoded by the coding sequence ATGAACACGCACAATCCCAGTGACTTTCGCTATCGCGTCCGCCGTTCAGACGACAATTCGGCTCGTTTCGATCGGGTTCCGTTGACCGTGAGGACCCTGTCCAGCAACACGCTGTTCCAGGGCGAGCACGAGATCGGCATCGAGCATCACGGAGCGCTCTACCGGCTGAAGATTACCCGCCAGGGCAAGCTCATCCTCAACAAGTAG
- a CDS encoding TonB-dependent hemoglobin/transferrin/lactoferrin family receptor — protein sequence MAKGMAALLAGAAAIALLTPPANAQQAVQPATDQQAEQAQAPEAAGPARAGATLLDQILVISRTGETAIESLSSTSHVDQEQLERRMATTPNEMLLGVPGVAVQADARRVSSSINIRGLQDFGRVAVIVDGARQNFQRSDHGTQSTFYIDPELIKSVDVTRGPVANTYGSGAIGGVVLFETKDADDYLRDGETWAASATGRYESNGEGWTTSAAGAYRFNENWDVLGNIVYRDYDDYKDGDGDTVNGTGFDVLSGLLKTTIRPSENSELKLGWNGTSDGWNETSGGVPVNDADLKSNTFTARYNITDEDKSWLDLHINASYNKTNLDLTTLVPQNRFDPVTGLPVVLPAGSLSTFDIGTSGIDIWNTSRFETAGIAHELTYGGDWVGDDVDTGGAAGGDSFYTPSGKRNVSGAYIQDKLTWDWLEVIAGLRYDSYKLDSDVGETSGDRLSPRITVGVSPFETASLSGLQFYGTYAEGYRSPSLSETLISGNHPAGVSFPFLPNPDLKPETGKTVEFGVNYKQDDILEAGDAFRFKAAYFNNDVDDYIDGVTLSAFDPTSGCPFGPGIPICFQYQNFAKAKIRGFEMEGVYDAAWGFAGLSASIIDGHTISYDGERADLVTVPSSQVTAQLGFRFLEDRLTVGGEVQYNGKPKGNAVAKDYTLVNAFASYQATDNFKVDFRADNLFDVKYTNPLNASATSVVYEPGITLKLAATMRFGG from the coding sequence ATGGCAAAGGGAATGGCCGCATTGCTGGCGGGTGCTGCGGCGATCGCACTGCTTACGCCGCCGGCCAACGCTCAACAGGCCGTTCAACCGGCAACAGACCAGCAGGCCGAACAGGCGCAGGCGCCTGAAGCGGCCGGGCCGGCCCGGGCAGGCGCAACGCTGCTCGACCAGATCCTGGTCATCAGCCGCACCGGCGAGACGGCGATCGAATCCCTGTCTTCGACCAGCCATGTCGACCAGGAGCAGTTGGAACGCCGCATGGCGACGACGCCGAACGAGATGCTGCTGGGTGTGCCTGGAGTAGCGGTCCAGGCCGACGCAAGGCGCGTCAGTTCCTCGATCAACATCCGTGGCCTGCAGGATTTCGGCCGCGTCGCCGTGATCGTCGACGGTGCGCGACAGAATTTCCAGCGCTCCGACCATGGCACGCAGTCCACCTTCTATATCGATCCCGAGCTCATCAAATCCGTCGACGTGACCCGCGGCCCGGTCGCCAACACCTATGGTTCAGGCGCCATCGGCGGCGTCGTCTTGTTCGAGACCAAGGACGCGGACGACTATCTTCGCGACGGCGAGACATGGGCGGCTTCCGCGACCGGACGCTACGAGAGCAACGGCGAGGGCTGGACCACCAGCGCCGCTGGTGCCTACCGTTTCAACGAGAACTGGGATGTGCTGGGCAACATCGTCTACCGCGACTATGACGACTACAAGGATGGCGACGGCGATACGGTCAACGGAACCGGTTTCGACGTGTTGAGCGGCCTGCTCAAGACGACCATCCGCCCCAGCGAAAACAGCGAATTGAAGCTCGGCTGGAATGGCACGAGCGACGGATGGAACGAGACCAGCGGTGGCGTCCCGGTGAACGACGCCGACCTGAAGTCGAACACCTTCACCGCCCGCTACAACATCACCGACGAAGACAAGAGCTGGCTCGATCTGCACATCAACGCCTCCTACAACAAGACCAATCTCGATCTGACGACCCTTGTCCCTCAAAACCGGTTCGATCCGGTCACCGGTCTTCCCGTCGTCCTGCCGGCGGGTTCGCTGTCGACCTTCGATATCGGCACTTCGGGCATCGACATCTGGAACACCTCGCGGTTCGAGACGGCCGGCATTGCGCACGAACTGACCTATGGTGGCGACTGGGTTGGCGACGACGTCGATACGGGCGGCGCCGCGGGCGGCGACAGTTTCTATACCCCTTCGGGCAAGCGGAACGTTTCCGGCGCCTACATCCAGGACAAGCTTACCTGGGACTGGCTCGAGGTCATCGCCGGCCTGCGCTACGACAGTTACAAGCTCGACAGCGATGTCGGCGAAACCTCCGGCGACCGGCTGTCGCCGCGCATCACCGTCGGCGTCTCGCCATTCGAAACCGCCAGCCTTTCGGGACTGCAATTCTACGGCACCTATGCGGAGGGCTATCGCTCCCCGTCGCTGTCGGAAACCCTCATCAGCGGCAACCATCCGGCAGGCGTCAGCTTTCCGTTTCTCCCCAATCCCGATCTGAAGCCCGAAACCGGCAAGACGGTCGAATTCGGCGTCAACTACAAGCAGGACGACATCCTCGAAGCCGGCGACGCGTTTCGTTTCAAGGCCGCCTACTTCAACAACGATGTCGACGACTACATCGATGGCGTCACCTTGTCGGCCTTCGACCCGACCAGCGGCTGTCCGTTCGGCCCCGGCATCCCGATCTGCTTCCAGTATCAGAACTTCGCAAAAGCCAAGATCCGCGGTTTTGAAATGGAAGGCGTCTATGACGCCGCCTGGGGTTTCGCCGGGCTTTCGGCCTCGATCATCGATGGCCACACCATCTCTTATGACGGCGAGCGGGCAGACCTCGTTACCGTTCCCTCCTCCCAGGTCACCGCGCAACTCGGCTTCCGCTTCCTGGAGGACAGGCTGACCGTCGGCGGCGAGGTGCAGTACAATGGCAAGCCGAAGGGCAACGCAGTGGCCAAGGACTACACGCTGGTCAATGCCTTCGCCAGCTACCAGGCGACCGACAATTTCAAGGTCGATTTTCGCGCCGACAATCTGTTCGACGTGAAATACACCAATCCGTTGAATGCATCGGCCACGAGTGTAGTTTACGAGCCAGGCATCACATTGAAGCTGGCGGCGACAATGCGGTTTGGAGGCTGA
- a CDS encoding TonB family protein yields MAGVLPPWANDLDLTISRLSLQVSSRDMQEIGPLPDAGGELAITPTEPLTPARPSAQNRKWTAAIVISCLLHAAVAAVFLISPSGTFDFEDGAQAEGSDRSGADVTGSALDHKTPAVKVALVPSPPPAKPQAARTEAAKPVPPVEPPQPATQATAQAPKPSPEAVKQPTVTPDILVADAPRPDDRSVNRKTEIPAQPVVPPESTETTAVFTGQPPIPSPRPSPAAAPASETNEKRGTADGQEQFAQAASKGKKQNEAGIAAEASYRGDVLRKLSRVNRAVPPSVQGTARKNTVVTLVIGSKGNIDELRILESSGSAAFDQAVLGFVRKAAPFPPIPPQAASKSMLFEGAIGPF; encoded by the coding sequence TTGGCCGGCGTCTTGCCGCCGTGGGCAAATGATCTTGATTTGACAATTTCGCGCTTGTCACTGCAGGTCTCGTCCCGAGACATGCAGGAAATCGGTCCCCTCCCCGACGCCGGCGGCGAGCTGGCGATAACGCCAACCGAGCCGCTTACTCCCGCGCGGCCATCGGCCCAGAACCGCAAATGGACGGCGGCGATCGTCATCTCCTGCCTGCTCCATGCCGCGGTGGCGGCTGTTTTTCTGATCTCGCCTTCAGGGACATTCGATTTCGAGGATGGGGCGCAGGCGGAAGGCAGCGATCGATCCGGCGCCGACGTGACTGGCAGCGCGCTCGATCACAAGACGCCGGCGGTGAAGGTTGCCTTGGTGCCCAGCCCGCCGCCGGCCAAACCGCAAGCGGCAAGGACTGAGGCGGCAAAGCCTGTGCCGCCAGTCGAGCCTCCTCAGCCCGCCACGCAAGCGACGGCGCAGGCCCCCAAGCCTTCGCCGGAAGCTGTCAAACAGCCAACGGTCACACCGGACATATTGGTGGCCGACGCGCCACGCCCAGATGATCGGAGCGTGAATCGCAAGACCGAAATACCGGCACAGCCGGTCGTTCCGCCCGAAAGCACCGAAACGACTGCGGTGTTTACCGGGCAGCCGCCCATCCCCAGCCCCAGACCAAGTCCTGCAGCCGCGCCCGCAAGTGAAACGAACGAAAAGCGCGGCACGGCAGATGGCCAGGAGCAGTTTGCGCAGGCGGCCAGCAAAGGCAAAAAACAGAACGAGGCAGGCATCGCTGCGGAAGCCAGCTATCGCGGCGATGTCCTAAGAAAGCTCAGCCGCGTCAATCGCGCTGTTCCACCGTCGGTGCAAGGGACAGCTCGCAAGAATACGGTGGTCACGCTCGTCATCGGCAGCAAGGGCAATATCGATGAATTGCGCATCCTGGAGAGCTCGGGATCCGCAGCTTTCGATCAAGCCGTTCTTGGTTTCGTACGCAAGGCAGCTCCGTTCCCTCCGATTCCACCGCAGGCTGCAAGCAAGAGCATGCTGTTCGAGGGCGCCATCGGCCCGTTCTGA
- a CDS encoding antibiotic biosynthesis monooxygenase produces the protein MYIAMNRFKVQTGSEDAFEDVWKGRDSSLSEMRGFKEFHLLRGPVNEAEGYTLFASHTVWASHEDFVAWTKSENFRAAHRNAGTSKVHYLGHPQFEGFSVVEGA, from the coding sequence ATGTACATCGCCATGAACCGCTTCAAGGTCCAGACCGGCTCTGAGGACGCCTTCGAGGACGTCTGGAAGGGCCGTGATTCAAGCCTTTCGGAGATGAGAGGTTTCAAGGAGTTTCATCTGCTGCGCGGTCCGGTCAACGAAGCCGAAGGCTACACGCTGTTCGCCTCGCACACGGTGTGGGCGAGCCACGAGGATTTTGTCGCCTGGACCAAATCCGAGAATTTTCGCGCCGCGCACCGCAACGCCGGCACCAGCAAGGTGCACTATCTCGGCCATCCGCAGTTCGAGGGTTTTTCAGTCGTCGAGGGCGCGTAA